In a single window of the Methylococcus sp. Mc7 genome:
- a CDS encoding EAL domain-containing protein, with protein sequence MDSEKSDEGPAAVRLIVVSWDEPDSAKAFLKALPPNCGAACFLPALPEEALAKLAQTPVPLAVKIAETGAPVLPSHAYLPPSGKYLSIDNGRMRLDSPAASGHPVDHFLRSLPPGRHGQTAVVFRAGASGQERALAGVVERAGGLVFAVPPFEPGTENADFAPEAIAWTIGNWVRGEARTGSGTLEAILDLVRSHAGADLRAYKPPPLLRRIERRMGIARIEEMGDYLKLLETDVNELDRLAEDLLIGVTAFFRDAEAFALVETAVVPAICDGADRPVRCWIAGCSTGEEAYSIAILLTEGFERIERPTRLQIFATDVDAEALEIARHGLYSEAALAGVSETRLKRYFVREGTGYRIAKQIRESIVFAPHNLISDPPFSKLDLVVCRNVLIYLNPKTQEKLLEIFHFILNPGGHLFLGSSESLGDAAHLFDEISKPWRIFRRNDAAVAVRPSLPLFAPATTARIAEGRILTADPDGHEIQERLYRGLLDRHAPTLIVANERHEVVYISGNTQSYLELPPGEPTLDLFKLVKPPLRAMLRSSLDLCLREGRKVATVAAGGGPASPMPEAVRLTVTPIADGQVSDLFLIGLEAEALAGPVSTAAAKSGDDDWLLQQLERELAATREDLRRTIEKTRHTNDELRASNEEIMAMNEELQSANEELESSREELQSLNAELTATNAMLDAKVGELEATSNDLNNLLIGTDLATLFLDRNLNIRRYTPACNRLMHLIPSDIGRPFADIVHHFQDGELFGDAAGVLRGDGPKSREILDHQGAWYLRKILPYRSRDNCCVEGLVITFGEVTSLKQAEQELIAQAAELRQQAELLKHAHVLARDLDDRIVFWNAYAEKFYGWSKDEALGRTSHELLNSRFPLPLATIRQQILADGHWKGELTHVDRQGRERAVATHWELYRDAEGTPRAIVEVNNDITERNSFEAQLRQSRHYLDYLAYYDPLTQLPNRLRFQQRLEQAVTQALSGGKRLGLLFLDVDRFKLINDSLGHDVGDSLLLEVSRRLEERLGPLDTLARIGGDEFAVLMEDLDDIGYASRFALAAIETVKTPVVLDRHELFVSLSGGISLFPEDSRDADGLLRSADAAMFLAKEKGRGNYEFFTPDLNRRANRLLSIETRLRKALENGELELAFQPQMNLQSGAITGAEALARWNSQELGRVPADEFIQVAEDSGLIVPLGEWAIRTACRKIAEWQRSGLTPVRIAVNISARQFGEPNFVRLIADSLAETGVDPALLELELTERLLLQDVDTVVRTLLELKRTGVHFSMDDFGTGYSSLSYLRRLPLSHLKVAREFVPWGADDCNNLSISRAIVSLAKSLELTCTVEGIETQAQLDCFKTLGCDQAQGYLISPPLPPGEFEDFLRRPLPFEL encoded by the coding sequence ATGGACAGTGAAAAGTCCGACGAAGGCCCCGCCGCCGTTCGCCTGATCGTCGTTTCGTGGGATGAGCCGGATTCGGCAAAAGCGTTTCTCAAGGCGCTTCCCCCAAACTGCGGCGCCGCGTGCTTCCTCCCCGCTCTGCCGGAAGAGGCCCTGGCCAAACTGGCGCAGACGCCTGTGCCCCTGGCGGTCAAGATCGCCGAAACCGGCGCCCCCGTTCTGCCGTCACACGCGTACCTCCCGCCTTCCGGGAAATATCTGTCCATCGACAACGGACGGATGAGGCTGGACAGTCCGGCTGCGTCCGGCCATCCGGTCGACCATTTCCTGCGATCTCTCCCACCCGGTCGCCACGGCCAGACGGCCGTCGTATTCCGCGCCGGCGCCTCAGGCCAGGAACGCGCGCTCGCAGGCGTCGTCGAACGCGCCGGCGGCCTGGTATTCGCGGTGCCACCGTTCGAACCCGGCACGGAAAACGCGGATTTCGCGCCGGAGGCCATCGCGTGGACCATCGGAAACTGGGTGCGCGGCGAGGCGAGGACCGGCTCCGGGACCCTGGAGGCGATCCTCGACCTGGTTCGCAGCCATGCCGGGGCCGATCTCCGCGCCTATAAGCCCCCGCCGCTGCTGCGCCGCATCGAACGCCGCATGGGCATCGCCCGCATCGAGGAGATGGGCGATTACCTGAAACTGCTCGAGACCGACGTGAACGAACTCGACCGCCTGGCCGAAGATCTGCTGATCGGGGTCACCGCCTTCTTTCGCGACGCCGAGGCCTTCGCTTTGGTGGAAACCGCCGTTGTCCCGGCAATTTGCGACGGAGCCGACCGGCCGGTCCGCTGCTGGATCGCCGGCTGCTCCACCGGCGAGGAAGCCTATTCGATCGCCATCCTTCTGACGGAAGGATTCGAGCGTATCGAGCGGCCAACGCGCCTGCAGATCTTCGCGACCGATGTCGACGCCGAGGCACTGGAAATCGCCCGTCACGGCCTCTATTCCGAAGCGGCGCTGGCGGGCGTTTCCGAAACGCGGCTCAAGCGTTACTTCGTCCGGGAGGGGACGGGATACCGCATCGCCAAACAGATAAGGGAATCCATCGTCTTCGCGCCCCACAACCTGATCAGCGACCCGCCGTTTTCCAAGCTCGACCTGGTGGTATGCCGTAACGTCCTGATCTACCTGAACCCGAAGACCCAGGAAAAGCTGCTCGAAATCTTCCACTTCATTCTCAATCCCGGCGGCCACCTGTTCCTGGGCAGTTCGGAAAGCCTCGGCGACGCCGCCCACCTGTTCGACGAGATTTCGAAACCCTGGCGGATATTCCGGCGCAACGACGCGGCCGTGGCCGTACGGCCGAGCCTGCCACTGTTTGCTCCGGCCACCACGGCCCGGATCGCGGAAGGAAGGATTCTGACCGCGGACCCGGACGGCCATGAAATCCAGGAAAGGCTGTACCGCGGACTGCTCGATCGCCACGCCCCCACCCTGATCGTGGCGAACGAAAGGCATGAAGTCGTCTACATCAGCGGAAACACTCAATCCTACCTGGAGCTGCCGCCCGGCGAACCCACCCTCGACCTGTTCAAGCTCGTCAAGCCCCCATTGCGCGCCATGCTGCGCTCTTCGCTGGACCTTTGCCTGCGGGAGGGCAGAAAGGTCGCCACCGTGGCGGCGGGCGGCGGCCCCGCTTCCCCGATGCCGGAAGCGGTCCGTCTCACCGTCACGCCGATCGCCGATGGCCAGGTCTCCGACCTGTTTCTGATCGGGCTGGAAGCGGAAGCGCTGGCCGGCCCGGTCTCGACGGCGGCAGCCAAGAGCGGAGACGACGACTGGCTGCTGCAGCAGCTCGAGCGGGAACTCGCGGCGACCCGGGAGGACCTCCGGCGCACCATCGAGAAAACCCGCCATACCAACGATGAACTGCGGGCTTCGAACGAAGAAATCATGGCCATGAACGAGGAGCTCCAGTCGGCCAACGAAGAGCTGGAAAGCTCGCGGGAAGAACTGCAATCGCTCAATGCCGAACTCACCGCCACCAACGCCATGCTTGACGCCAAGGTCGGCGAACTGGAAGCCACCAGCAACGACCTCAACAATCTCCTGATCGGTACCGACCTGGCGACCCTGTTCCTCGACCGCAACCTCAACATCCGCCGCTATACTCCCGCCTGCAACCGGCTGATGCACCTCATCCCCAGCGACATCGGCCGGCCTTTCGCCGACATCGTCCACCACTTCCAAGACGGCGAACTGTTCGGCGACGCGGCCGGCGTGCTCAGGGGCGACGGCCCCAAGAGCCGGGAGATTCTCGACCACCAGGGCGCCTGGTATCTTCGCAAGATCCTGCCCTACCGGTCGCGGGACAACTGCTGCGTGGAAGGACTGGTGATCACCTTCGGCGAAGTGACGTCGCTGAAACAGGCGGAGCAGGAACTGATCGCACAAGCGGCGGAGCTTCGCCAGCAGGCCGAGCTGCTGAAACACGCCCATGTCCTGGCGCGCGATCTGGACGACCGCATCGTCTTCTGGAATGCCTACGCCGAAAAGTTCTACGGCTGGAGCAAGGACGAAGCGCTCGGCCGTACCTCCCACGAATTGCTGAACAGCCGCTTCCCCCTGCCCCTGGCCACGATACGCCAGCAGATACTCGCGGACGGTCATTGGAAAGGCGAACTCACCCATGTCGACCGGCAAGGCAGGGAAAGAGCCGTGGCCACCCACTGGGAGCTTTACCGGGATGCCGAAGGCACGCCTCGCGCCATCGTCGAAGTCAACAACGACATCACCGAACGCAACAGCTTCGAGGCCCAATTGCGGCAAAGCCGCCACTATCTCGATTATCTGGCGTATTACGATCCCCTGACCCAGTTGCCGAACCGGCTCCGCTTCCAGCAGCGGCTGGAACAGGCCGTCACCCAGGCGCTGTCGGGCGGCAAGCGCCTGGGGCTCCTGTTCCTCGACGTCGACCGCTTCAAACTCATCAACGACAGCCTGGGCCACGACGTGGGCGACAGCCTCCTGTTGGAGGTCAGCCGGCGCCTTGAAGAGCGGCTGGGGCCCCTGGACACCCTGGCGCGCATCGGCGGCGACGAATTCGCCGTCCTGATGGAAGACCTCGACGACATCGGCTATGCCTCGCGCTTCGCCCTGGCGGCCATCGAGACCGTCAAGACACCGGTAGTACTGGACCGCCACGAGCTGTTCGTCAGTCTCAGCGGCGGGATCAGCCTGTTTCCCGAAGACTCCCGCGACGCCGACGGGCTGCTCCGCAGCGCCGACGCCGCCATGTTCCTGGCCAAGGAGAAAGGCCGTGGCAACTACGAATTCTTTACCCCGGATCTCAACCGCAGGGCAAACCGGCTACTGTCGATCGAAACCCGTTTGCGGAAAGCCTTGGAGAATGGCGAGCTGGAGCTCGCCTTCCAGCCCCAGATGAACCTGCAAAGCGGCGCCATCACCGGCGCCGAAGCGCTGGCGCGCTGGAACAGCCAGGAACTCGGCCGGGTGCCCGCGGACGAATTCATCCAGGTGGCCGAGGACAGCGGCCTGATCGTCCCGCTGGGCGAATGGGCCATCCGAACGGCCTGCCGCAAGATCGCCGAATGGCAGCGGTCCGGCCTGACACCGGTCCGCATCGCGGTGAACATCTCCGCCCGCCAGTTCGGCGAACCGAATTTCGTCCGGCTGATCGCGGATTCTCTCGCTGAAACCGGCGTGGATCCGGCCCTCCTGGAACTCGAATTGACCGAGCGGCTGCTCCTGCAGGACGTGGATACGGTCGTCAGGACACTGCTGGAACTCAAGCGCACCGGCGTCCATTTCTCCATGGACGATTTCGGCACCGGCTACTCTTCGTTGAGCTACCTGCGCCGGCTGCCCCTGAGCCATCTCAAGGTGGCGCGGGAATTCGTCCCCTGGGGCGCCGACGACTGCAACAACCTGTCGATTTCCCGAGCCATCGTCTCCCTGGCCAAGAGCCTGGAACTGACCTGCACCGTCGAAGGCATAGAAACCCAGGCGCAATTGGATTGCTTCAAGACCCTGGGCTGCGACCAGGCGCAGGGCTATCTGATCAGCCCGCCGTTGCCGCCCGGAGAGTTCGAAGATTTTCTGCGCCGCCCCCTGCCGTTCGAACTTTAA
- the pgi gene encoding glucose-6-phosphate isomerase, which yields MPQSTDLPAWRTLSEHFKTIAPRHMRDMFADDPRRFDAFSVRLGDLLFDYSKNRITRETVDALVRLAEEAGLREKIEAMFGGERINVTENRAVLHVALRNRSSRPILVDGKDVMPAVNRVLERMRRFSQAVRTGEWRGATGKAITDVVNIGIGGSDLGPKTVVKALLPYADPRLRAHFVSNIDEADLIEILRPLNPETTLFVVASKTFTTQETMTNGRSARAWFLERIPEETAIARHFVAISTNRNKVAEFGIDPRNMFEFWDWVGGRYSLWSAIGLPIALSIGMDRFEEMLEGAHFVDEHFRTAPFERNIPVLMGLLGIWYINFFGAQSHAVLPYDQYLEDLPAYLQQADMESNGKTVDVEGRPVAYPTGPVIFGQPGTNGQHAFYQLLHQGSMLVPCDFLAAAESHHPLAEHHDILISNFLAQTEALMRGRTTDQARQEIASENLTAERIEALAAAKTFPGNKPTNSFLYRRLDPHTLGMLIALYEHKIFTQGVIWYINSFDQMGVELGKQLAKTILAELPGDAPVASHDASTNGLIRYFKSLR from the coding sequence ATGCCACAATCGACCGACCTTCCCGCCTGGCGGACTCTTTCCGAACACTTCAAGACCATCGCCCCCCGCCACATGCGCGACATGTTCGCCGACGATCCAAGGCGTTTCGACGCTTTTTCCGTCCGGCTGGGCGATCTGCTGTTCGATTACTCGAAGAACCGGATCACCCGGGAAACCGTCGATGCGCTGGTTCGGCTCGCCGAGGAGGCCGGCCTGCGTGAAAAGATCGAGGCCATGTTCGGAGGCGAACGGATCAACGTCACGGAGAACCGCGCGGTGCTTCATGTCGCCCTGCGTAACCGCTCCAGCCGTCCGATTCTCGTCGACGGCAAGGACGTCATGCCCGCGGTCAACCGCGTTCTCGAGCGCATGCGCCGCTTCTCGCAGGCCGTGCGCACGGGAGAATGGCGCGGCGCGACCGGCAAGGCCATCACCGATGTGGTCAACATCGGCATCGGGGGGTCCGACCTCGGCCCCAAGACGGTGGTCAAAGCCTTGCTGCCTTACGCGGACCCACGACTGCGCGCGCACTTCGTCTCCAACATCGACGAAGCCGACCTGATCGAGATCCTGCGGCCGCTGAACCCGGAGACCACGCTGTTCGTCGTCGCCTCCAAGACTTTCACGACCCAGGAGACCATGACCAATGGCCGCTCGGCCCGCGCCTGGTTCCTGGAGCGCATCCCGGAGGAAACCGCCATCGCCCGCCACTTCGTCGCCATTTCGACCAACCGGAACAAGGTCGCCGAGTTCGGCATCGATCCCCGCAACATGTTCGAATTCTGGGACTGGGTGGGCGGCCGCTATTCGCTGTGGTCGGCCATCGGCCTGCCGATCGCGCTGAGCATCGGCATGGACCGCTTCGAGGAAATGCTCGAAGGCGCCCATTTCGTCGACGAGCATTTCCGCACCGCCCCCTTCGAACGCAACATCCCGGTGCTGATGGGTCTCCTGGGCATCTGGTACATCAATTTCTTCGGCGCCCAGAGTCACGCCGTGCTGCCGTACGACCAATACCTCGAAGACTTGCCGGCCTATTTGCAACAGGCCGACATGGAAAGCAACGGCAAGACCGTCGACGTGGAAGGCCGGCCGGTGGCCTACCCCACCGGTCCCGTCATCTTCGGCCAGCCCGGCACCAACGGCCAGCACGCTTTCTACCAGTTGCTCCATCAGGGCAGCATGCTGGTTCCCTGCGACTTCCTCGCGGCCGCGGAAAGCCATCACCCCCTGGCCGAGCACCACGATATCCTGATCTCCAATTTCCTGGCCCAGACCGAAGCGCTGATGCGCGGACGCACCACGGACCAGGCGCGGCAGGAGATCGCCTCGGAAAATCTGACCGCCGAGCGCATCGAAGCGCTGGCGGCCGCCAAGACTTTCCCCGGCAACAAACCGACCAATAGCTTCCTGTATCGGCGCCTCGACCCCCATACCCTTGGCATGCTGATCGCCTTGTACGAACACAAGATATTCACCCAGGGCGTGATCTGGTACATCAACTCCTTCGACCAGATGGGCGTGGAACTCGGCAAGCAGCTGGCGAAGACCATTCTGGCCGAGCTTCCCGGCGATGCCCCGGTCGCTTCGCATGACGCTTCCACCAACGGCCTGATCCGGTACTTCAAGTCGCTGCGTTGA
- the argH gene encoding argininosuccinate lyase, translated as MSIQQKPWGGRFEEATDAFVEVFTGSVDFDKRLASHDIRGSIAHATMLERLGLLTGEELRAIVGGLEAIGAEIEAGEFPWSVRLEDVHMNIEARLTQRIGEAGKKLHTGRSRNDQVATDVRLYLRAEIDRICGLILRLQTALVDLAEREAGTIMPGFTHLQVAQPVTFGHHMMAWYEMLSRDYDRLRDCRKRVNVMPLGAAALAGSSFPLDRDYTAALLDFSGPAANSLDAVSDRDFAIEFAACASLVLMHLSRFSEELILWTSAQFGFVELPDAFCTGSSIMPQKKNPDVPELIRGKSARVFGHLFALLTLMKSQPLAYNKDNQEDKEPLFDTVDTLSGCLRAFADMMPHVRPNRPAMYASARKGYATATDLADYLVRRGTPFRDAHEIVGKAVRLGLDTGRDLADISLEELQSLSAAIGPDVYEVLTLEGSVAARSHLGGTAPDRVRRAVADARVRLAALQES; from the coding sequence ATGAGTATCCAGCAAAAACCCTGGGGAGGGCGGTTCGAGGAGGCGACGGACGCCTTCGTCGAGGTCTTCACCGGCTCGGTGGATTTCGACAAGCGACTGGCGTCCCACGACATCCGGGGCTCGATCGCGCATGCCACGATGCTGGAGCGGCTGGGGCTTCTGACCGGCGAGGAACTTCGGGCGATCGTCGGCGGCCTCGAAGCCATCGGCGCGGAAATCGAGGCCGGGGAATTCCCCTGGTCGGTGCGCCTCGAGGACGTGCACATGAACATCGAGGCCCGCCTGACCCAGCGGATCGGCGAGGCCGGAAAGAAGCTGCATACCGGGCGTTCCCGCAACGACCAGGTCGCCACCGACGTGCGCCTGTACCTGCGCGCCGAGATCGACCGCATCTGCGGACTGATCCTGCGGCTGCAGACCGCGCTGGTGGATCTGGCCGAGCGCGAGGCCGGCACCATCATGCCGGGTTTCACTCATCTCCAGGTGGCGCAGCCGGTCACTTTCGGCCATCACATGATGGCATGGTACGAAATGCTGTCGCGCGATTACGACCGGCTGCGCGATTGCCGCAAACGGGTCAACGTCATGCCGCTGGGCGCCGCGGCCCTGGCCGGCTCCAGTTTCCCGCTGGACCGCGATTACACGGCGGCGCTGCTCGACTTCTCCGGGCCGGCGGCGAATTCGCTGGACGCCGTCAGCGATCGCGATTTCGCCATCGAGTTCGCCGCCTGCGCCAGTCTGGTGCTGATGCATCTCTCACGGTTTTCGGAGGAGCTGATCCTGTGGACCTCGGCCCAGTTCGGGTTCGTCGAACTGCCCGATGCTTTCTGCACCGGCTCCTCGATCATGCCGCAGAAGAAGAACCCCGACGTGCCCGAACTCATCCGCGGCAAGAGCGCGCGGGTATTCGGCCACTTGTTCGCGCTGCTGACCCTGATGAAGAGTCAGCCGCTCGCCTACAACAAGGACAACCAGGAGGACAAGGAGCCGCTGTTCGATACGGTCGACACCCTGTCCGGCTGTCTCCGCGCCTTCGCCGACATGATGCCGCACGTGCGGCCGAACCGGCCCGCCATGTATGCCTCGGCCCGAAAGGGCTATGCGACCGCCACCGACCTGGCCGACTACCTGGTCCGGCGCGGGACGCCTTTCCGCGACGCCCATGAGATCGTGGGCAAGGCGGTCCGCCTGGGTCTGGACACCGGCCGCGACCTGGCGGATATCTCGCTGGAGGAGCTTCAATCCCTGTCCGCCGCCATCGGACCGGACGTTTACGAGGTGCTGACGCTGGAGGGTTCGGTGGCGGCGCGTTCGCACCTGGGCGGCACCGCGCCGGACCGCGTGAGACGGGCCGTGGCCGATGCGCGGGTTCGCCTGGCCGCCCTGCAGGAGAGCTGA
- a CDS encoding histidine phosphatase family protein encodes MAGESCNTLVDLMRHGEPAGGSRYRGQIDDPLSAVGWEQMWRAVGRHCPWDVIVTSPLLRCQAFAEAFSERHDRPLEIEPRFKELGFGAWQGKTREEITTEYDPGVLQRFYRDPLNHRPENAEGLGDFRSRVISAWKEMLERHLGKHILVVCHAGTIRMVIAHVLDVPLANLFHIKVANAGITRIECIEQGDEFLSQLVFHGGTPAA; translated from the coding sequence ATGGCCGGCGAAAGCTGCAATACCCTGGTCGATCTGATGCGCCACGGCGAGCCCGCCGGCGGCAGCCGCTACCGCGGGCAGATCGACGACCCCTTGAGCGCCGTGGGCTGGGAGCAGATGTGGCGGGCGGTCGGCCGGCATTGCCCGTGGGACGTGATCGTCACCTCACCGCTGCTGCGCTGCCAGGCTTTTGCGGAGGCTTTCAGCGAACGCCATGACCGTCCGCTGGAAATCGAGCCGCGCTTCAAGGAACTCGGTTTCGGCGCGTGGCAGGGCAAGACCCGGGAAGAAATCACCACCGAATACGACCCCGGTGTGCTGCAGCGCTTTTATCGCGATCCTCTGAACCACCGTCCGGAAAACGCCGAAGGTCTGGGGGATTTCCGCAGCCGCGTCATCTCGGCCTGGAAGGAGATGCTGGAGCGGCACCTCGGCAAGCACATCCTGGTCGTCTGTCATGCCGGCACCATCCGTATGGTGATCGCGCACGTGCTCGACGTGCCGCTCGCCAATCTGTTCCACATCAAGGTGGCCAACGCGGGTATCACCCGCATCGAGTGCATCGAACAGGGCGACGAGTTCCTGTCCCAGCTTGTGTTCCACGGCGGTACGCCGGCCGCCTGA
- a CDS encoding hemolysin family protein: MIQIGLVLFLIFVNGLFAMSELAIVSARRSRLQQQAGKGGAGELRALELAAQPSRFLSTVQVGITTIGVLNGALGEASVSSQIEPLLLTMPELAPYAHEISLTITVFAITYLSLIIGELVPKRLALLHAESIAAAVARPMHYLSLIALPLVKFLSISTDIVLRIVGARPVRQPSVTEEEIKLLLQQGILEGVFEEVEQELVENILRLDSRKVGAIMTPRKDVVYLDVTKSYEANRGILTDHPHWIIPLCRGGVDNVLGFVKTKDVLNRLLAGEKPELAELVTRALFVPNSLSLMQLLEHFKRSHLQTALVVDEYGELTGLVTLTDVLEAIVGAIASETAEEEPQVSQREDGSWLVDGMLDIDRFKQLFDLDALPEEESGNFHTMAGFVMLRLGNVPKVTDSFEFQDLRFEVVDMDRNRVDKILVTRLTPAAG; the protein is encoded by the coding sequence GTGATCCAGATCGGATTGGTCCTATTCCTCATCTTCGTCAACGGCCTGTTCGCCATGTCCGAATTGGCCATCGTCTCCGCCCGGCGGTCCCGGCTGCAGCAACAGGCCGGCAAAGGCGGTGCCGGCGAACTGCGCGCCCTCGAACTGGCGGCGCAGCCCTCGCGGTTCCTTTCCACGGTGCAGGTCGGCATCACCACGATCGGGGTGCTGAACGGCGCGCTGGGCGAGGCTTCGGTGTCCAGCCAGATCGAGCCGCTCTTGCTGACGATGCCGGAACTGGCGCCCTACGCCCATGAGATCAGCCTGACCATCACCGTTTTCGCGATCACCTATCTGTCTCTGATCATCGGCGAACTGGTGCCCAAGCGCCTGGCTCTGCTCCACGCCGAATCCATCGCGGCCGCCGTGGCGCGGCCCATGCATTACCTGTCCCTGATCGCCCTCCCCCTGGTCAAGTTCCTGAGCATTTCCACCGACATCGTGCTGCGGATCGTGGGCGCCCGCCCGGTTCGCCAGCCTTCGGTCACCGAGGAAGAGATCAAGCTGCTGCTGCAGCAAGGCATCCTGGAAGGCGTGTTCGAGGAGGTCGAGCAGGAGCTGGTGGAAAACATCCTGCGGCTGGACAGCCGCAAAGTGGGCGCGATCATGACGCCGCGCAAGGACGTGGTCTACCTGGACGTCACCAAGTCCTACGAGGCGAACCGCGGCATCCTCACCGACCACCCGCACTGGATCATCCCGCTGTGCCGGGGCGGCGTGGACAACGTCCTCGGCTTCGTGAAAACCAAGGACGTGCTGAACCGCCTGCTGGCCGGCGAAAAGCCCGAGCTGGCGGAACTGGTGACCCGCGCGCTGTTCGTCCCCAACTCGCTCTCGCTCATGCAGCTGCTGGAGCATTTCAAGCGGTCGCATTTGCAGACGGCGCTGGTGGTGGACGAGTACGGCGAACTGACCGGCCTGGTGACGCTGACCGACGTCCTGGAAGCGATCGTCGGCGCCATCGCCTCCGAAACCGCCGAGGAAGAACCCCAGGTCTCGCAGCGCGAAGACGGCTCCTGGCTGGTCGACGGCATGCTCGACATCGACCGCTTCAAACAGCTTTTCGACCTCGACGCCCTGCCGGAGGAGGAGAGCGGCAATTTCCACACCATGGCCGGTTTCGTCATGCTGAGGCTGGGTAACGTGCCGAAGGTGACCGACAGCTTCGAATTCCAGGATCTGCGGTTCGAGGTCGTCGACATGGACCGCAACCGGGTCGACAAGATCCTGGTCACACGGCTTACGCCGGCGGCCGGATGA
- a CDS encoding 6-phosphofructokinase, whose amino-acid sequence MVARNAFYAQSGGVTAVINASACGVLETARLFPDRIGTVYAGRNGIVGALTEDLIDTGQESAEAIAALRHTPSGAFGSCRYKLKGLEENRAQYERLIEVFRAHDIGYFFYNGGGDSADTCLKVSQLSEKLGYPLQAVHIPKTVDNDLPITDCCPGFGSVAKYIAVSVREATFDVRSMAATSTCIFVLEVMGRHAGWIAAAGGLASDERHELPLVILFPEQVFDPERFLRAVDEKVRTRGHCSIVVSEGIKDADGRFVAESGSRDVFGHAQLGGVAPVVAGLIKERLGYKYHWAVADYLQRAARHIASRTDVEQAYALGKAGVEMALKGLNAVMPAIVRTSDSPYRWEITAANLAEVANVEKKMPLEFIGADGFGITEECRRYLQPLIEGEDYPPYAGGLPDYVTLRNVAVPKKLAASFSV is encoded by the coding sequence ATGGTGGCGCGGAATGCTTTTTACGCCCAGTCCGGCGGTGTGACCGCCGTTATCAACGCATCGGCCTGCGGAGTGCTGGAAACCGCCAGGCTGTTTCCCGACCGTATCGGCACCGTCTACGCCGGGCGCAACGGCATCGTCGGCGCACTCACCGAGGACCTGATCGATACCGGCCAGGAAAGCGCCGAAGCCATAGCCGCACTGCGCCACACACCCTCCGGGGCTTTCGGTTCCTGCCGCTACAAGCTCAAGGGGCTGGAGGAGAACCGGGCCCAGTACGAGCGGCTGATCGAGGTCTTCCGCGCCCACGACATCGGCTATTTCTTCTACAACGGCGGTGGGGATTCCGCCGATACCTGCCTGAAGGTCTCCCAGCTCTCCGAAAAGCTGGGCTATCCGTTGCAGGCCGTGCATATCCCGAAAACGGTGGACAACGACCTGCCGATCACCGACTGCTGTCCGGGGTTCGGTTCGGTCGCCAAGTACATCGCCGTATCGGTGCGCGAGGCGACTTTCGACGTGCGTTCCATGGCCGCCACTTCCACCTGCATCTTCGTGCTCGAGGTCATGGGTCGCCACGCCGGCTGGATCGCCGCCGCCGGCGGGCTTGCGAGCGACGAGAGGCATGAGCTGCCGCTGGTCATCCTGTTTCCCGAACAGGTGTTCGACCCGGAGCGGTTTCTCCGGGCGGTGGACGAAAAGGTCCGGACGAGGGGCCATTGTTCGATCGTGGTGTCGGAGGGCATCAAGGACGCCGACGGCAGGTTCGTCGCCGAATCCGGCAGCCGGGACGTGTTCGGGCATGCCCAGCTCGGCGGGGTGGCGCCGGTCGTCGCCGGCCTGATCAAGGAGCGCCTGGGCTACAAGTACCACTGGGCCGTCGCCGATTACCTGCAGCGCGCCGCCCGCCACATCGCTTCGCGCACGGATGTCGAACAGGCATACGCCTTAGGGAAGGCCGGCGTCGAAATGGCCCTGAAAGGGCTCAATGCCGTGATGCCGGCCATCGTGCGCACCTCGGATTCGCCTTACCGTTGGGAAATCACCGCCGCCAATCTGGCGGAAGTGGCCAACGTCGAAAAGAAAATGCCCCTCGAATTCATCGGCGCGGACGGCTTCGGCATCACCGAAGAGTGCCGCCGGTACCTGCAGCCGCT